The Sphingobacterium bambusae genome includes a window with the following:
- a CDS encoding DUF6427 family protein, producing MIINQHRKFTPINIVSVSIVGLALCMGVFLHLPERITPILFEPAINNLIGVKLGDNLRPGENVFITLLLTLLQAFFLNRIVSHFNFLGKPNFLTALLYMTLVSLFAPFLVLSPPLICNFIAIWMLGKLFNIYKQQDVKGLMFDLGMIVAAGSLIYFPFMLMMMLLWISLVIFRPFNWREWVTPLLGFSTIYFLLGVIYYWLGRVKEFYAIFEPLAYPFPSELSLNVYDYLVIVPIIIALFFFLFVLKDQFFKSVVHLRKAFQLLFFMVLITLVSFYLNEHITINHFLLCAPPIAIYLAYYFTHSKSKWLYESLYLIIIITILYFQFF from the coding sequence ATGATCATCAACCAACATCGGAAATTTACCCCCATCAATATTGTGTCGGTATCGATTGTTGGCTTGGCGCTCTGCATGGGGGTGTTTCTCCATCTTCCCGAGCGAATCACACCGATTCTATTTGAACCGGCCATCAATAATTTAATTGGTGTCAAGCTAGGAGACAACCTGCGTCCCGGGGAGAATGTTTTCATCACCCTGCTCCTTACCCTGCTGCAGGCATTTTTCCTCAACAGGATCGTCAGCCACTTTAATTTCCTTGGCAAGCCGAATTTCCTAACGGCATTGCTATATATGACCTTGGTGAGCTTGTTTGCTCCTTTTTTGGTGCTATCACCGCCCTTGATCTGTAATTTTATTGCCATATGGATGTTGGGAAAGCTCTTCAACATCTACAAACAACAAGATGTTAAAGGCTTGATGTTTGACCTCGGCATGATCGTCGCCGCCGGAAGTCTTATTTACTTCCCATTTATGCTGATGATGATGCTGTTATGGATCAGTTTAGTCATTTTCCGACCTTTCAACTGGCGCGAGTGGGTCACTCCACTACTGGGGTTCAGCACCATCTACTTCCTGCTGGGTGTTATATACTATTGGCTGGGCCGCGTGAAGGAGTTTTACGCCATCTTCGAACCTTTGGCTTATCCCTTCCCTAGCGAACTTTCCTTGAATGTCTACGATTATTTGGTGATCGTACCTATCATCATCGCCCTGTTTTTCTTCCTTTTCGTACTAAAGGATCAATTTTTCAAAAGCGTGGTCCACCTGCGGAAAGCCTTTCAATTGCTGTTTTTTATGGTATTGATTACCCTCGTGTCGTTTTACCTCAATGAGCACATTACCATCAACCACTTTTTATTATGTGCTCCGCCCATAGCGATCTACTTGGCCTACTACTTCACCCATTCCAAATCGAAATGGCTTTACGAAAGCTTATACCTGATCATCATCATCACCATCCTTTACTTTCAGTTTTTCTAA
- the lptC gene encoding LPS export ABC transporter periplasmic protein LptC, with the protein MPASATKISIKLPLLLCLWLGATLFWACENDLRDVEKIANIQQEENVNVSKDVTVTYSDSAVVKAELTAPELREYPDSIGFYEFKKGTLIRFFDEKGVESQRIKSDYASQKPKEGLTEFRRNVVVTMANGSIIKSEELFFDEKKNIYYNTVPITFDLKDGRGSFQATSFVSDTDFKKIDGQNMTGYYVPSSNQQFPMMGR; encoded by the coding sequence ATGCCTGCATCAGCAACAAAAATATCAATAAAGTTGCCCCTATTGCTATGTTTATGGCTAGGGGCAACCTTATTTTGGGCTTGTGAAAACGATCTACGCGATGTGGAGAAAATCGCCAATATACAGCAAGAAGAAAATGTGAACGTCTCCAAGGATGTAACCGTAACATACAGCGACTCCGCTGTCGTGAAGGCAGAACTTACGGCGCCCGAGCTTCGGGAATACCCCGACAGTATTGGCTTTTATGAATTTAAAAAAGGCACTTTAATCCGTTTCTTTGACGAAAAAGGAGTAGAAAGCCAACGTATCAAGTCCGATTACGCCAGCCAAAAACCCAAAGAAGGTCTTACGGAATTTCGACGAAACGTCGTTGTCACTATGGCGAATGGCTCGATTATCAAAAGTGAGGAATTATTTTTCGATGAAAAGAAAAATATCTACTACAATACCGTACCCATTACGTTTGACCTGAAGGATGGCCGCGGTAGCTTTCAGGCCACCAGCTTTGTATCCGATACCGATTTCAAGAAGATCGACGGTCAAAACATGACCGGCTACTATGTCCCAAGTAGCAATCAGCAGTTTCCGATGATGGGACGTTGA
- a CDS encoding peptidylprolyl isomerase, with product MSYLRNRAGLVVTIIGLAIVAFLLGDAINVGTPFWVKSQNQVGSVNGESIDYQAFNAQVDQTTAMYQQQMGGAASPQIRSYAVQQVWNQFVSQELLKQEIERLGLTVGKDELNSLVTGANPSPQIVQAFTNPETGVFDKNQLNTFISQVKSQGTPEMVQQWDMLLENISNERLNQKYSNLLSNSVYVTSLEAQEEYNQRNKLANFKYLMLDYSSVKDGEIKLSDSDFKTYYDAHKNGFKNPEETRSIEYVLFDATPTANDTAAAKSNIEQLKAELIASKTDSLFAAVNSDTKHPFTYIRKGQVSPDLDSVIFNVPVGTTVGPFLSSGVYEIAKVVDAKFSPDSVKASHILLNATAEGGVDKATAKADSIKGLIQKGESFAALAVQFSVDQGSKVNGGELGTFPRGQMVPEFDEAVFSGKPGEVVVVNSRFGTHIIKIEKQIGNSKIVKAAIVDKAVSSGKATTDAAYTKANNFFADVDGKNFAEIASKQGAKLQKVDRAVAMDNNFNGAEVPRELIRWAFEAKNGAVSEKIYDTEQHFIVARIVDIQPKGTLSLDAVKPQIEAQVRNEVKAKMLTEKLNNALNGASNIDQAAQKLGKSAVAVENIVLANPVLPGVSLEPAVVGTAFGLQPNKVSKSIKGMQGVYAVQVNGFVNPAELVASDIASQKKQMQTAKSQRAWSSIYQALQNKADIDDNRIRFY from the coding sequence ATGAGCTATTTGCGGAACCGAGCGGGGTTGGTAGTTACCATCATCGGTTTGGCAATTGTTGCGTTTTTATTAGGGGACGCCATCAATGTGGGTACTCCTTTTTGGGTAAAAAGTCAAAATCAAGTTGGTAGCGTAAACGGAGAGTCTATCGATTACCAGGCATTCAATGCGCAGGTGGATCAGACCACCGCCATGTACCAACAACAAATGGGCGGAGCTGCTTCACCGCAAATTCGTTCATACGCTGTTCAACAGGTATGGAATCAATTCGTATCACAGGAACTACTAAAACAAGAGATCGAGCGTTTAGGCCTTACTGTAGGCAAAGACGAATTGAACAGCTTGGTAACCGGAGCAAACCCTTCACCGCAGATTGTGCAGGCATTTACCAATCCGGAGACTGGTGTATTCGACAAAAATCAATTGAACACCTTCATCAGTCAAGTAAAATCGCAGGGAACGCCAGAAATGGTGCAACAGTGGGATATGTTGTTGGAGAATATCAGCAATGAACGCTTAAACCAAAAATACTCCAATCTACTGAGCAACAGTGTTTATGTAACATCCTTGGAAGCACAGGAAGAATATAATCAACGCAACAAACTGGCTAATTTCAAATATTTGATGTTGGATTATTCATCCGTAAAAGACGGTGAAATAAAATTGAGTGACTCCGATTTCAAGACTTACTATGATGCCCATAAGAACGGCTTTAAAAATCCAGAAGAAACCCGTTCTATCGAATACGTATTATTTGATGCTACACCTACGGCTAACGATACCGCCGCAGCAAAATCCAACATCGAGCAGTTGAAAGCTGAATTAATCGCTTCCAAAACAGACTCTTTGTTTGCAGCCGTTAATTCAGACACAAAACACCCTTTCACTTACATCCGCAAAGGACAGGTAAGCCCTGATTTGGATTCCGTTATCTTCAACGTTCCTGTAGGAACAACAGTAGGTCCATTCTTATCAAGTGGAGTATACGAAATTGCGAAAGTAGTAGATGCTAAATTTAGCCCAGATTCGGTAAAAGCATCGCACATCCTTTTAAACGCTACTGCAGAAGGTGGTGTTGACAAAGCAACAGCAAAAGCAGATTCTATCAAAGGTCTTATTCAAAAAGGAGAAAGCTTCGCCGCTTTGGCCGTACAGTTTAGTGTAGATCAAGGTAGTAAAGTAAATGGTGGCGAATTGGGAACCTTCCCTCGCGGACAAATGGTACCTGAATTTGATGAAGCCGTATTCTCCGGAAAACCAGGCGAAGTTGTTGTCGTAAACAGCCGTTTCGGTACACATATCATCAAAATCGAAAAACAGATTGGTAACTCCAAAATTGTCAAAGCAGCTATCGTTGACAAAGCAGTGAGCAGCGGCAAGGCAACCACAGATGCGGCCTACACCAAAGCTAACAATTTCTTTGCCGACGTAGACGGAAAGAACTTTGCAGAAATAGCCAGCAAGCAAGGCGCTAAACTACAAAAGGTAGACCGCGCTGTAGCGATGGACAATAACTTCAATGGTGCTGAAGTACCTAGAGAACTTATCCGTTGGGCATTTGAAGCTAAAAACGGTGCGGTTTCAGAAAAGATCTATGATACCGAACAACACTTCATCGTTGCGCGCATTGTTGATATACAGCCAAAAGGAACCCTTTCTTTAGATGCGGTAAAACCACAGATCGAAGCACAGGTAAGAAACGAAGTGAAGGCTAAAATGTTAACAGAGAAACTGAACAACGCGTTGAACGGTGCATCGAATATCGATCAAGCGGCACAGAAGCTAGGTAAATCGGCTGTCGCTGTAGAAAACATTGTATTGGCAAATCCAGTGCTTCCTGGCGTATCGCTTGAGCCTGCCGTAGTGGGTACCGCTTTCGGCTTACAACCAAACAAAGTTTCGAAATCGATAAAAGGTATGCAAGGTGTCTATGCTGTTCAGGTCAACGGATTTGTTAATCCTGCAGAACTAGTGGCAAGCGATATCGCTAGCCAAAAGAAACAAATGCAGACGGCAAAATCACAACGTGCTTGGTCGTCTATCTATCAAGCGCTTCAAAACAAAGCCGATATTGATGACAATCGCATTAGATTCTATTAA
- a CDS encoding DUF2480 family protein: MEIQETIVNKVAQSGIVTVDLANYAPQQDILIYDIKDNLFHGLILKEKDFRTFIKEHNWEQYAGKHVGIICSADAIVPTWAYMLLANKLQPYAESVHFGDREQVLNTLFTSALAGIDYANYQDERVVVKGCGDIYVPESAFVKFTVELSKVAKSIMYGEPCSTVPVFKRKS, encoded by the coding sequence ATGGAGATTCAAGAAACGATTGTAAACAAAGTAGCACAAAGTGGCATCGTCACCGTTGATTTGGCGAATTACGCCCCACAGCAAGACATCCTGATCTATGACATCAAGGACAATTTGTTTCATGGTCTCATACTAAAAGAAAAAGATTTCCGCACCTTTATAAAAGAGCACAATTGGGAGCAGTATGCTGGAAAGCACGTTGGCATCATATGTTCCGCGGATGCTATTGTTCCTACTTGGGCCTACATGTTGTTGGCAAATAAATTGCAACCCTATGCCGAGTCGGTGCACTTTGGCGACAGAGAGCAGGTGCTCAACACCCTTTTCACGAGTGCCCTAGCTGGTATAGACTATGCAAACTATCAAGACGAACGTGTGGTGGTCAAAGGATGTGGCGACATTTACGTTCCAGAATCGGCCTTTGTTAAATTTACCGTAGAGCTCAGCAAGGTGGCCAAAAGCATTATGTACGGTGAGCCCTGTTCTACCGTTCCGGTTTTTAAAAGAAAAAGTTAA
- a CDS encoding DUF3108 domain-containing protein encodes MKKLYAAFLFLFVSISLIQAQTLPYLPNPTYKEGEKLTYKLRYGIISAATGTLKVEKSKLRFSNPNTFHLSAFGQTSGAFSVFYTVKNQYDSYIDGDNYLPYLYTEDIHEGNYTRKEYATFDHKNKKVSGKKGTFKSPTAQFFDLLSAYYFSRNLDLSSLKKGDSFKISYFLNDEVSQLGVKYIGVEKIKTSLGTVECIKFSPEITPGRIFKKDSQLFLWVTNDGNRIPVKAQVEILIGSVTMELVQASGLKHKLGERVSYSK; translated from the coding sequence ATGAAAAAGTTATACGCGGCATTTCTATTCCTTTTTGTTAGCATCAGTCTTATACAGGCGCAAACATTGCCTTACCTGCCCAACCCGACATACAAAGAAGGGGAAAAGCTGACCTACAAACTTCGCTACGGCATCATTTCCGCTGCTACCGGCACCTTGAAAGTAGAAAAGTCAAAGCTGCGCTTCAGCAATCCAAATACCTTCCATCTGTCGGCCTTTGGCCAAACATCGGGAGCCTTTTCGGTTTTCTACACCGTCAAAAATCAATACGACTCGTACATCGATGGTGATAACTACCTCCCTTACTTGTATACAGAAGATATACATGAAGGCAATTATACCCGTAAAGAATATGCAACCTTCGACCACAAGAACAAGAAGGTATCTGGCAAAAAGGGAACATTCAAAAGTCCAACAGCCCAATTTTTTGATTTGTTGTCGGCCTATTACTTTTCGCGCAACTTAGACCTATCTTCGCTCAAGAAAGGCGATTCGTTCAAGATCAGCTATTTCTTAAATGACGAGGTATCACAGTTGGGTGTCAAATACATTGGCGTCGAGAAAATAAAAACGTCCTTGGGAACTGTTGAATGTATTAAATTTAGCCCAGAAATTACGCCCGGACGTATTTTTAAGAAAGATAGCCAGTTGTTTCTATGGGTTACCAATGATGGCAACAGAATTCCGGTGAAGGCACAGGTAGAAATCCTAATAGGTTCCGTAACCATGGAATTGGTGCAAGCCAGTGGCTTAAAGCATAAACTGGGCGAGCGAGTAAGTTATTCAAAATAA
- a CDS encoding DUF3109 family protein: protein MIEVGHVLVHEDVIKNDFVCNLTKCKGICCIEGDAGAPLQAQETDILREIYPKVKPYMTPAGIQAIEEQGTHVVDADGDLTTTCVDGNKECAYVTWENGITKCAIEKAYELGEIDWKKPISCHLYPIRTTQYPEFQVLHYDRWHICHDACTFGKELGVPVYKFLKDPLIREYGDQWYKELELAVEAL from the coding sequence ATGATTGAAGTAGGCCATGTGTTGGTACACGAAGACGTAATTAAGAATGACTTCGTTTGCAATTTGACGAAATGCAAAGGCATTTGTTGTATTGAGGGCGACGCCGGCGCACCGTTGCAAGCTCAGGAAACCGATATCCTGCGTGAGATATACCCAAAAGTAAAACCTTATATGACGCCTGCGGGCATCCAAGCCATCGAAGAGCAAGGCACGCATGTAGTGGATGCTGATGGCGATCTGACCACCACTTGCGTTGATGGCAACAAAGAATGTGCCTACGTCACTTGGGAGAATGGCATCACGAAATGCGCTATTGAAAAAGCTTATGAACTCGGAGAAATAGACTGGAAAAAGCCCATATCCTGTCACCTCTACCCTATTCGTACCACGCAGTACCCCGAATTTCAGGTGCTGCATTACGACCGCTGGCACATTTGTCACGATGCATGCACTTTCGGCAAGGAGCTAGGTGTACCTGTATATAAATTCCTGAAAGATCCTTTGATCCGTGAATACGGCGATCAATGGTACAAAGAATTGGAATTAGCTGTCGAAGCTTTATAA
- a CDS encoding polyprenyl synthetase family protein, with protein MLKLKDIQTPIAQELKLFEGRFKESMRSSVPLLNRITQYIIKQKGKQMRPMFVFLSAGLCGGINDSTYRGASLVELLHTASLVHDDVVDNANERRGFFSVNALWKNKVAVLIGDFLLAKGLLLSVRNDEHTLLKIVSEAVEQMSEGELLQIEKARKLDIQEDIYFEIIQKKTASLIASCCACGAASAGVADDQVQLLRSFGEKVGIAFQIKDDLFDFGLDDVGKPVGNDIKEKKLTLPLIYALRNTSASEKKRIINLVRNHSENKEKVAEVIAFVRSSGGMDYATEKMLQYQSEAFAILETFPPSEYRSALEQLVRFTTERTK; from the coding sequence ATGCTGAAATTAAAAGATATACAAACTCCAATAGCACAAGAGCTTAAACTTTTTGAGGGTCGATTTAAGGAATCGATGCGTAGCTCTGTCCCTCTTCTCAATCGTATCACCCAATATATCATCAAGCAAAAGGGGAAACAAATGCGCCCGATGTTTGTTTTCTTGTCAGCTGGACTATGTGGCGGCATCAATGACTCTACATACCGCGGAGCTTCGTTGGTTGAATTGCTCCATACAGCATCTTTAGTACACGATGATGTAGTGGACAATGCGAATGAACGCAGAGGCTTCTTTAGCGTTAATGCGCTATGGAAAAACAAGGTCGCAGTATTGATTGGCGACTTTCTTTTAGCAAAAGGGCTGCTGCTATCGGTGAGAAACGATGAGCATACCCTGTTAAAGATCGTCTCTGAAGCGGTAGAACAAATGAGCGAAGGGGAACTGCTACAAATTGAGAAAGCACGTAAATTGGACATACAGGAGGATATCTACTTCGAGATCATCCAAAAGAAAACGGCATCCTTGATTGCTTCCTGCTGTGCTTGCGGCGCCGCTTCAGCTGGAGTCGCGGACGACCAAGTGCAACTTTTGCGCAGCTTTGGTGAGAAAGTAGGTATTGCCTTCCAAATTAAAGACGACCTGTTTGACTTCGGTTTGGATGATGTGGGTAAGCCGGTAGGAAACGATATCAAGGAGAAAAAATTGACCCTACCGCTGATCTATGCACTTCGAAACACATCCGCTTCGGAAAAAAAACGTATCATCAATTTGGTGCGCAACCATAGTGAGAACAAGGAAAAGGTTGCGGAGGTGATTGCCTTTGTCCGCAGCAGCGGAGGCATGGATTATGCCACCGAAAAAATGCTGCAATACCAGTCCGAGGCTTTTGCTATATTGGAAACTTTTCCGCCAAGCGAATACCGATCGGCCCTGGAGCAACTAGTAAGATTCACAACAGAAAGAACTAAATAA
- a CDS encoding TerC family protein translates to MSHELLFFGGFIIFIVLMLAIDLGLFSKSDKPISLKSAAIMSGIWVLFALAFGLVLYYWGNELHNVHDFETLQTIIAKHYHNISPIANDLAGSIQLYNKTLTIEYLTGYVVEYALSVDNIFVMVLLFSSFGIPEKYYHKVLVWGIIGAILLRCIFIFVGAALIAKFGWILYLFGAFLVYTGISMYINRNKEEEVDPQNHAVVKFASKYFKVTPRLDGGKFFHIENGVRYMTPLFLVLLVIEFTDLIFAVDSIPAIFSVTKDPYIVFFSNIFAVLGLRSMFFLLVNIIHKFHYLKVGLAFLLIFIGAKMLLHSWLEEFGFQTIHSLIIIISILVISVVASLMFPKKENLS, encoded by the coding sequence ATGAGCCACGAATTACTGTTTTTTGGAGGATTTATTATCTTCATCGTCCTGATGTTAGCCATCGATCTAGGCCTATTCTCAAAAAGTGATAAACCCATATCCTTGAAGTCGGCCGCGATCATGAGTGGCATTTGGGTTCTATTTGCCTTGGCATTCGGTTTAGTGCTCTACTATTGGGGCAACGAACTGCATAACGTGCATGATTTCGAAACGCTGCAAACTATTATTGCCAAGCATTACCACAATATCAGCCCTATAGCCAATGACCTAGCAGGAAGCATACAGCTGTACAACAAAACGCTGACCATTGAATACCTCACGGGCTACGTCGTTGAATATGCACTTTCCGTAGATAATATCTTTGTGATGGTGTTGTTGTTCTCCTCCTTCGGCATACCTGAGAAATATTACCACAAGGTATTGGTTTGGGGAATCATTGGTGCCATTCTCTTACGTTGTATTTTTATCTTCGTAGGTGCCGCCCTTATCGCCAAGTTTGGTTGGATACTCTACCTATTTGGAGCGTTTTTGGTATACACCGGTATAAGCATGTATATCAATAGAAATAAAGAGGAAGAAGTCGATCCACAAAACCATGCCGTGGTTAAATTTGCTTCCAAATATTTCAAGGTAACCCCTCGTCTTGATGGAGGCAAGTTCTTCCACATAGAAAATGGTGTGCGCTACATGACGCCACTGTTTCTCGTGCTGTTAGTCATCGAGTTTACCGATCTTATTTTTGCAGTAGACTCCATCCCCGCTATATTTTCCGTAACGAAAGACCCCTATATCGTTTTCTTTTCAAACATATTTGCCGTATTAGGTCTTCGTTCGATGTTCTTTTTGTTGGTCAATATCATCCACAAATTCCATTACCTAAAGGTTGGATTGGCTTTTTTGTTGATTTTTATTGGCGCAAAAATGCTTTTACATAGTTGGCTTGAAGAATTCGGCTTTCAAACGATACATTCCTTGATCATTATCATCTCGATACTCGTGATCAGCGTCGTAGCCTCGCTGATGTTTCCAAAAAAAGAGAATTTATCCTAA
- a CDS encoding C1 family peptidase, which yields MNWNKSILLAAALFSAAVQVNAQDNIINALKNNASDNSKEGFKFTEVINLGNTSIKNQGSSGTCWSYSGNSFLESEMIRMGKQPVEISQIFTARNTYIEKAKNFVRLHGDQAQGDGGQLHDVLTIFRQYGAVPREAYTGLQADQSLNNFSEMGPLLQGITETVAKSRKPSSTWLKAFTAAMDAYLGEVPESFQYKGKSYTPRTFADQVVGINPDDYVGISSFDEHAYYKPFVLLIPDNWSFERFYNVQINDLTDIIDNALKNGYTVAWATDVSEKSFSWKNGVAYVPEKPFEKMSEEERANMFNGPKAEPAITAVQRQEAFDDYSTTDDHGMHIVGLVKDQTGKEYYIVKNSWGESNDYKGYMYATKEYVRYKTISILLHKKALTKNLSSKLGL from the coding sequence ATGAACTGGAATAAATCAATATTACTCGCAGCAGCTTTATTTTCGGCGGCTGTACAGGTCAATGCACAGGACAACATAATCAATGCATTGAAAAACAATGCAAGCGACAATAGCAAAGAAGGATTTAAATTTACCGAAGTGATCAACTTGGGTAATACCTCTATCAAAAATCAAGGATCATCTGGTACTTGCTGGTCATACTCAGGCAACTCGTTCTTGGAGTCGGAGATGATCCGTATGGGCAAACAACCTGTTGAAATATCGCAGATATTCACGGCACGTAATACGTACATCGAGAAAGCTAAAAACTTCGTTCGTTTACACGGCGATCAAGCACAAGGTGACGGTGGACAACTGCACGACGTATTAACGATATTCCGCCAGTATGGTGCAGTGCCACGCGAGGCCTACACGGGTCTTCAGGCAGACCAAAGCCTCAACAACTTCTCCGAAATGGGACCTTTGTTGCAAGGCATCACCGAGACGGTTGCAAAAAGTAGAAAGCCAAGCAGCACCTGGCTAAAAGCATTCACTGCTGCCATGGATGCCTACCTTGGTGAGGTACCGGAATCTTTCCAATATAAGGGCAAGAGCTACACGCCACGCACCTTCGCCGACCAAGTGGTGGGCATCAACCCCGATGACTATGTAGGCATCTCCTCCTTTGACGAGCATGCTTACTACAAACCGTTTGTTCTTCTTATCCCAGACAACTGGTCGTTTGAACGTTTCTACAATGTGCAGATCAACGATCTAACCGACATCATCGACAATGCCTTGAAAAATGGTTATACCGTAGCTTGGGCTACTGACGTATCGGAAAAAAGCTTCAGCTGGAAAAATGGCGTAGCTTATGTACCGGAAAAACCATTCGAAAAGATGAGCGAAGAAGAGCGCGCAAACATGTTCAATGGCCCGAAAGCTGAACCTGCAATTACGGCAGTACAACGTCAAGAAGCCTTCGACGACTATAGCACCACGGATGATCATGGTATGCACATCGTAGGTCTTGTGAAAGATCAAACGGGAAAAGAATACTATATCGTGAAAAACTCTTGGGGAGAATCCAATGACTATAAAGGATATATGTATGCAACAAAAGAGTATGTTCGTTATAAAACGATATCAATTTTGTTACACAAAAAAGCATTGACAAAAAATTTATCATCGAAATTAGGCCTTTAG
- a CDS encoding thioredoxin family protein, with protein sequence MKKLLFTLLIIPFLAVAQEKGISFEHQTNWDKVKAKAKAENKHIFVDCFTTWCGPCKYMSSTIFPQEKVGDFFNANFVNLKLQMDQTKEDSDDVKSWYQEADRFAKDYSVQAYPTFLIFSPEGELVHRIVGGGEADDFIAKAQAGLDPETQYVTLVKKFEQNPQDAELAKKTAKAAMSAYDQDLGKKATARYIDLVGGQGLLTAENIQFLSQGATSSTSPAFILIKENKEKVDELLGGKGRAANDILAAVLINEIVIPEIRDKGDDVDFATLKTRLEKEHPYVDTRVTFGNIKAQYFFSKKNWPAFKDAVNDLFAISDRKVPASTLNSFAWSVFENCDDAACIQAALNWSKQSLEGSEEPAFLDTYANLLYKSGDKENAIKYQEKAVAKASDSEKENYVATLDKMKKGEQTW encoded by the coding sequence ATGAAGAAGCTACTTTTCACCCTTCTTATTATTCCATTCTTGGCCGTTGCGCAAGAAAAAGGAATTTCCTTCGAACACCAAACAAATTGGGATAAGGTCAAAGCCAAGGCCAAAGCAGAGAACAAACATATTTTTGTGGACTGCTTTACAACCTGGTGCGGCCCTTGCAAATACATGTCATCCACCATATTTCCACAGGAAAAAGTGGGCGACTTCTTTAACGCTAACTTTGTTAATCTTAAGCTACAAATGGATCAAACCAAAGAGGATAGCGATGATGTGAAATCATGGTATCAAGAAGCCGATCGTTTTGCAAAAGACTACTCCGTCCAGGCTTATCCAACCTTTTTGATTTTCAGCCCGGAGGGCGAGCTCGTGCATCGTATTGTCGGTGGCGGCGAAGCGGATGATTTTATTGCCAAAGCACAGGCTGGGCTTGATCCAGAAACACAGTATGTGACCTTGGTCAAAAAATTTGAGCAAAATCCGCAGGATGCTGAATTGGCGAAGAAAACCGCGAAGGCAGCCATGAGCGCTTATGACCAAGATCTTGGCAAAAAAGCGACAGCGCGCTACATTGATCTTGTTGGCGGCCAAGGCTTATTAACGGCGGAAAACATCCAGTTTCTCAGCCAAGGTGCCACGTCTAGCACCTCGCCAGCATTTATCCTTATCAAAGAAAATAAGGAAAAGGTAGACGAACTATTGGGTGGGAAAGGCAGAGCAGCCAATGACATTTTAGCCGCTGTTTTAATCAACGAAATTGTTATTCCAGAGATACGCGACAAGGGTGATGACGTGGACTTTGCCACGCTAAAGACACGCCTCGAAAAAGAACATCCGTACGTGGATACGCGTGTTACATTCGGCAATATTAAAGCACAATATTTTTTCAGCAAAAAGAACTGGCCCGCCTTTAAGGATGCCGTAAATGATTTGTTTGCAATAAGCGACAGAAAGGTACCTGCTAGCACATTAAATTCCTTTGCATGGTCAGTTTTCGAAAATTGCGATGATGCAGCCTGCATTCAAGCGGCCCTAAACTGGAGCAAGCAATCGCTGGAAGGTAGTGAAGAACCTGCGTTTTTGGATACCTACGCCAACCTGCTCTACAAGTCGGGTGATAAAGAAAATGCCATAAAATATCAAGAGAAAGCCGTAGCAAAAGCTAGTGATAGTGAAAAAGAGAATTATGTAGCTACGCTAGATAAGATGAAAAAGGGCGAGCAGACTTGGTAA
- a CDS encoding Crp/Fnr family transcriptional regulator — MDTLDIINRISALQKDDQERLAGLFEEVAFDKGAEVIAAGKNCRFIYFIQSGSCRIFYLKDEREVILDFAFPGDALISLNSYVHERSGYESIQTMEPSVLYKVDTKELKKLFSNSIGIANWGRRLAEIETLKIEFRLMSKLFKTATESYAELMARAPLLINTIKLGYIASYLGISQVTLSRIRAKI, encoded by the coding sequence ATGGACACCCTAGACATCATCAACCGGATATCGGCGTTGCAGAAAGACGATCAAGAGCGTTTGGCCGGCCTGTTCGAGGAGGTCGCTTTCGATAAGGGAGCAGAGGTAATTGCTGCCGGAAAGAATTGTCGTTTTATTTACTTTATACAATCGGGTTCCTGCCGCATCTTTTATCTTAAGGATGAGCGAGAAGTGATCTTGGATTTTGCCTTTCCGGGTGATGCGCTTATCTCGCTGAATAGCTACGTGCATGAACGCTCCGGCTATGAAAGCATCCAAACTATGGAGCCATCGGTACTGTACAAAGTCGATACTAAGGAGCTGAAAAAGCTTTTTTCGAACTCGATTGGAATTGCTAATTGGGGACGTAGGCTAGCGGAAATAGAGACCTTGAAGATCGAGTTCCGACTGATGTCCAAACTTTTTAAAACAGCGACCGAGAGCTATGCGGAATTGATGGCGCGTGCACCGCTATTAATAAATACGATCAAACTGGGATATATCGCTTCCTATCTAGGTATTTCACAGGTCACCCTCAGCAGGATCAGGGCAAAGATTTAG